A window from Cellulomonas sp. C5510 encodes these proteins:
- a CDS encoding ABC transporter permease, with the protein MTRYVLRRLGTSALTVLGLVLVVFLVTRILPGDAAAARLGPEATPEDVAALRASYGLDDPLLVQLRDYLVRLAQGDLGRAVSTGRDVGTELVARLPATIELALAALVVAVLIGVPVGVLAAAHRGRPADVAGRVYAVLGSSMAPFWLGLLLIFGLFSTWQLLPGPIGRLPVGTTPPPDVTGLYVLDALLAGDPATAGQALRYLVLPALTLGIGASAAVVKMVRSALIATAGTGYVRTARAFGVPPRAVLWRDQMRNAMLQILTSLGLVLSFLLGGNVIVEQLFSWPGMGRLAYDAVRANDLEVLQGYAIVIGILYIALNVLIDLAYGLIDPRIRLGGARA; encoded by the coding sequence GTGACCCGTTACGTCCTGCGCCGCCTCGGCACCTCGGCGCTGACGGTGCTCGGACTGGTGCTGGTCGTCTTCCTCGTCACGCGGATCCTGCCCGGTGACGCGGCCGCCGCCCGGCTCGGCCCGGAGGCCACGCCCGAGGACGTCGCGGCGCTGCGCGCGTCGTACGGCCTGGACGACCCGCTGCTGGTGCAGCTGAGGGACTACCTCGTGCGGCTCGCGCAGGGCGACCTCGGCCGGGCGGTGTCCACGGGCCGCGACGTCGGCACCGAGCTGGTCGCCCGGCTGCCCGCCACCATCGAGCTGGCGCTGGCCGCGCTGGTGGTCGCGGTCCTGATCGGCGTCCCGGTCGGCGTGCTCGCCGCGGCGCACCGCGGGCGGCCCGCGGACGTGGCCGGGCGCGTGTACGCGGTGCTCGGGTCGTCCATGGCGCCGTTCTGGCTCGGCCTGCTGCTCATCTTCGGGCTGTTCTCCACGTGGCAGCTGCTGCCCGGGCCGATCGGCCGGCTGCCGGTGGGGACGACGCCGCCGCCCGACGTCACCGGCCTGTACGTGCTGGACGCGCTGCTCGCGGGCGACCCGGCGACCGCCGGGCAGGCGCTGCGCTACCTGGTGCTCCCCGCCCTGACGCTCGGGATCGGCGCCTCGGCGGCCGTGGTCAAGATGGTGCGCTCCGCGCTCATCGCCACTGCCGGCACCGGGTACGTGCGGACCGCCCGGGCGTTCGGCGTGCCTCCTCGCGCCGTGCTCTGGCGGGACCAGATGCGCAACGCGATGCTCCAGATCCTCACCTCGCTCGGGCTGGTCCTCAGCTTCCTGCTCGGCGGGAACGTCATCGTCGAGCAGCTGTTCTCCTGGCCCGGCATGGGCCGGCTCGCGTACGACGCGGTGCGTGCCAACGACCTCGAGGTGCTCCAGGGCTACGCGATCGTCATCGGCATCCTCTACATCGCCCTCAACGTGCTCATCGACCTGGCGTACGGCCTGATCGACCCCCGCATCCGGCTCGGAGGTGCCCGCGCATGA
- a CDS encoding ABC transporter permease — MTPPAPPAAGPATAVTARPSTADVARVRSRRPRPFLWTGAGILAVLVVVGVVGPFLVADPLAVEPSNALQAPSAAHWFGTDFYGRDVFARAVHAIRLDLVLGVSIALLAMVVGSAVGVVSGYLGGRVDDVVMRCVDVLMSFPGFVLAMILLLAIGESTPQLAVALAVAAVPPFVRLVRAEALAQRELAYVDGARVSGAGRLRIAFGHVLPHSVRPAAVQFTLVCGYSILNVAGLAYLGIGIHAPTPEWGVMVAEGAQNMLTGQWWTAFFPGLLIAVTVMGLHFVGDDLGGDR, encoded by the coding sequence ATGACCCCGCCCGCCCCGCCCGCCGCCGGACCCGCGACCGCCGTCACGGCCCGGCCCTCCACCGCCGACGTGGCCCGCGTCCGCAGCCGCCGTCCCCGGCCGTTCCTGTGGACCGGTGCCGGCATCCTCGCCGTACTCGTGGTCGTCGGCGTCGTCGGCCCGTTCCTGGTCGCCGACCCGCTGGCGGTCGAGCCGTCGAACGCCCTGCAGGCGCCGTCGGCGGCGCACTGGTTCGGCACCGACTTCTACGGCCGCGACGTGTTCGCCCGGGCGGTGCACGCCATCCGGCTGGACCTGGTGCTGGGCGTGAGCATCGCGCTGCTCGCCATGGTCGTCGGGTCCGCGGTCGGGGTGGTGTCCGGCTACCTCGGGGGGCGGGTGGACGACGTCGTCATGCGGTGCGTGGACGTGCTCATGTCGTTCCCCGGCTTCGTGCTCGCGATGATCCTGCTGCTGGCGATCGGCGAGAGCACGCCCCAGCTGGCGGTCGCGCTGGCGGTCGCCGCGGTGCCGCCCTTCGTGCGGCTGGTGCGCGCCGAGGCGCTCGCGCAGCGGGAGCTGGCGTACGTCGACGGTGCCCGGGTGTCCGGCGCGGGCCGGCTGCGGATCGCGTTCGGGCACGTGCTGCCGCACTCGGTCCGGCCCGCCGCGGTGCAGTTCACGCTCGTGTGCGGCTACTCGATCCTCAACGTCGCAGGCCTGGCCTACCTCGGCATCGGCATCCACGCCCCCACGCCCGAGTGGGGCGTCATGGTCGCCGAGGGTGCCCAGAACATGCTGACCGGCCAGTGGTGGACGGCGTTCTTCCCCGGCCTGCTCATCGCGGTGACGGTGATGGGCCTGCACTTCGTCGGCGACGACCTGGGAGGCGACCGGTGA
- a CDS encoding ABC transporter ATP-binding protein, protein MTTPVLELDRLSVALTRTGTPLLRDISLTVHPGEVVGLVGESGSGKSMTSLAVMGVLPDGIAVTGGRVLVSGADATATARRSVAHRFAMIFQNPQDSLNPLMRVGDQIARMVRLHQRDGAGADRRSARTEAERLLGRVHIADPARVGRSYPHQLSGGMCQRVMIAMALACRPTLLLADEPTTALDVTVQAQILTLLTELADETGCGVLLVTHDLGVVAEVCDRVSVLYRGDLVETTGVVELFESPQHDYTRYLVSAGEEAGDGAA, encoded by the coding sequence GTGACCACCCCCGTGCTCGAGCTCGACCGCCTGTCCGTGGCCCTGACCCGCACGGGCACCCCGCTGCTGCGCGACATCAGCCTGACCGTGCACCCGGGCGAGGTCGTGGGGCTGGTCGGCGAGTCCGGCTCCGGCAAGTCCATGACCTCGCTCGCCGTCATGGGCGTGCTGCCCGACGGCATCGCGGTCACCGGCGGCCGGGTCCTGGTGTCCGGGGCGGACGCCACCGCGACCGCCCGGCGCTCGGTCGCGCACCGGTTCGCGATGATCTTCCAGAACCCCCAGGACTCGCTGAACCCCCTGATGCGCGTCGGCGACCAGATCGCCCGGATGGTGCGGCTGCACCAGCGCGACGGCGCCGGGGCCGACCGCCGGTCCGCGCGCACCGAGGCGGAGCGGCTGCTCGGCCGGGTGCACATCGCGGACCCGGCACGCGTCGGCCGGTCCTACCCGCACCAGCTCTCCGGCGGCATGTGCCAGCGGGTGATGATCGCCATGGCGCTGGCCTGCCGCCCGACTCTGCTGCTCGCCGACGAGCCGACCACCGCCCTGGACGTGACCGTGCAGGCCCAGATCCTCACGCTGCTCACCGAGCTCGCGGACGAGACCGGCTGCGGCGTGCTCCTCGTCACCCACGACCTCGGGGTCGTCGCGGAGGTCTGCGACCGGGTGTCCGTGCTGTACCGGGGCGACCTGGTGGAGACCACCGGGGTCGTCGAGCTGTTCGAGTCCCCGCAGCACGACTACACGCGGTACCTGGTGTCCGCGGGCGAGGAGGCCGGCGATGGCGCTGCTTGA
- a CDS encoding ABC transporter ATP-binding protein: MALLELRGVTRTFTGRGRTVHALRGVDLDLDTARTLALVGESGSGKSTLGRVVAGLHGATAGTATFGGFDLLGPWDRERRRSVQMVFQNPYQSLDSRWTVEAILREPLARLTAERGAAAAARVTELLDLVGLPDAMRSRLPGELSGGQQQRVAIARALAPRPDLVVLDEPTSGLDQSVRGRIVRLLRELQQTTQAAYLFITHDISVVRQIAHEVAVMHAGLVVERGTTAAVLDTPQDDYTRTLLAAVPVADPRRRARRLPGAPATDPTPEETA; encoded by the coding sequence ATGGCGCTGCTTGAGCTGCGGGGCGTCACCCGGACGTTCACCGGCCGGGGGCGGACCGTCCACGCGCTGCGCGGGGTCGACCTGGACCTCGACACGGCCCGGACGCTGGCGCTGGTCGGCGAGTCCGGGTCGGGCAAGTCGACGCTCGGCCGGGTCGTCGCCGGGCTGCACGGAGCCACCGCCGGGACCGCGACCTTCGGCGGGTTCGACCTGCTGGGGCCGTGGGACCGCGAGCGCCGGCGGTCGGTGCAGATGGTGTTCCAGAACCCGTACCAGTCCCTGGACTCCCGGTGGACCGTCGAGGCGATCCTGCGCGAGCCGCTCGCCCGGCTCACCGCCGAGCGCGGGGCGGCCGCCGCGGCCCGGGTCACGGAGCTGCTGGACCTGGTGGGACTGCCGGACGCCATGCGCAGCCGGCTGCCCGGCGAGCTGTCCGGCGGCCAGCAGCAGCGGGTGGCGATCGCGCGGGCCCTCGCGCCGCGGCCGGACCTCGTGGTGCTCGACGAGCCGACCTCCGGGCTGGACCAGTCGGTGCGCGGGCGGATCGTCCGGCTGCTGCGCGAGCTCCAGCAGACCACGCAGGCCGCGTACCTGTTCATCACGCACGACATCTCGGTGGTGCGGCAGATCGCCCACGAGGTCGCGGTGATGCACGCCGGCCTCGTCGTCGAGCGCGGCACGACCGCCGCGGTGCTCGACACCCCGCAGGACGACTACACCCGCACGCTGCTGGCCGCCGTCCCGGTGGCCGACCCGCGGCGCCGCGCCCGCCGGCTGCCCGGCGCGCCGGCCACCGACCCGACCCCGGAGGAGACCGCATGA
- a CDS encoding TIGR03619 family F420-dependent LLM class oxidoreductase — translation MKFGLGVPTGTEGLMYPVPYADPEQAVQIAVEAERLGFDSVWGNDHVTTQRYVRAEFDAPPRFYDPYLYLSFVAARTTRLRLATAITVMAFRHPVVAAKQAATLDQLSGGRFVLGVGIGAYREETDAMWPGATLHRGRQADEFLASLETLLRDRRASFHGEFLQFEDVESYPKPVQTPLPILSGGNAVGSKRRAARYGTGWLPAVLSPAEVAAGLADIRREAEAIGRELPPDFDVAPQLSVAMGDSQADAMARFETTQLHQHMRSLAGSTLKGQQGGFAARNLVGSTAQIQDQVHAYAEAGVTTLSALLFACNTVAETLDQMARFAEEVIAPVNAGTPDALAPLGAGPGTTPPGTTPTAGAAL, via the coding sequence ATGAAGTTCGGACTGGGAGTCCCGACCGGCACGGAGGGGCTGATGTACCCCGTGCCGTACGCCGACCCGGAGCAGGCGGTGCAGATCGCCGTCGAGGCCGAGCGCCTGGGTTTCGACTCGGTGTGGGGCAACGACCACGTCACCACGCAGCGCTACGTGCGGGCCGAGTTCGACGCGCCGCCGCGGTTCTACGACCCGTACCTCTACCTGTCGTTCGTCGCCGCGCGGACCACCCGGCTGCGGCTGGCGACCGCGATCACCGTCATGGCGTTCCGCCACCCCGTGGTGGCCGCGAAGCAGGCGGCGACGCTCGACCAGCTCTCCGGCGGGCGGTTCGTGCTCGGGGTCGGCATCGGGGCGTACCGCGAGGAGACGGACGCGATGTGGCCCGGCGCCACGCTGCACCGCGGCCGGCAGGCCGACGAGTTCCTCGCCTCGCTCGAGACGCTGCTGCGGGACCGCAGGGCGTCGTTCCACGGCGAGTTCCTCCAGTTCGAGGATGTGGAGTCCTACCCCAAGCCCGTGCAGACGCCCCTGCCGATCCTGTCCGGCGGCAACGCCGTGGGCTCCAAGCGGCGCGCCGCGCGGTACGGCACGGGCTGGCTCCCGGCGGTGCTCAGCCCGGCGGAGGTCGCCGCGGGGCTGGCGGACATCCGGCGGGAGGCCGAGGCGATCGGGCGCGAGCTGCCCCCGGACTTCGACGTCGCCCCGCAGCTGTCGGTCGCCATGGGTGACTCGCAGGCCGACGCGATGGCCCGGTTCGAGACCACGCAGCTGCACCAGCACATGCGGTCGCTCGCCGGATCGACCCTCAAGGGCCAGCAGGGCGGGTTCGCCGCGCGCAACCTCGTCGGGTCGACCGCGCAGATCCAGGACCAGGTGCACGCCTACGCCGAGGCCGGCGTCACGACCCTGTCCGCGCTGCTGTTCGCGTGCAACACCGTGGCCGAGACGCTCGACCAGATGGCCCGGTTCGCCGAGGAGGTCATCGCGCCCGTGAACGCCGGCACCCCGGACGCGCTGGCGCCGCTGGGCGCCGGGCCGGGCACCACCCCGCCCGGCACCACCCCGACGGCAGGAGCCGCCCTGTGA
- a CDS encoding Xaa-Pro peptidase family protein: protein MTTAPTPREALVAARTTRLREHLAGAPFDAVVALSTANVDYATGYRSMSGSVHGTSSVAAVVTGDRTVLAGPVADSAPAFDAGIAEDGFVAFGRFYFESAGSAATATRLVDEHPGAAPAIAAAARRAGVASGTVGLDEASCPAPLRAALEAALPEVTWVDASSWLSGVRARKLPGEVALLARSARLAEAGIVAALAVARPGVTEAELARVVARTMVDGGAAPRFTVVTAGERSALADAVATDRPLAAGDLLRFDVGCVLDGYWSDIGRTAVVGPATDLQTRRYDAILAGLDAQLAAARPGVGAAALFDLAVDVTQRGGLTPYRRQHCGHGIGLDVYEPPIVRHGDDVPLEEGMTFCFETPYYELGWGGMMVEDALVVTADGVRPLTTLARGLTEVPA, encoded by the coding sequence GTGACCACCGCCCCGACTCCCCGGGAGGCGCTCGTCGCCGCCCGCACGACCCGCCTCCGCGAGCACCTGGCCGGTGCGCCGTTCGACGCGGTCGTCGCCCTCTCCACCGCGAACGTCGACTACGCCACCGGCTACCGCTCGATGTCCGGCTCGGTCCACGGCACGTCCTCGGTGGCGGCGGTGGTCACGGGCGACCGCACGGTGCTGGCGGGTCCGGTCGCGGACTCCGCCCCCGCGTTCGACGCCGGCATCGCCGAGGACGGCTTCGTGGCGTTCGGCCGGTTCTACTTCGAGTCCGCGGGGTCCGCCGCCACCGCCACCCGCCTGGTCGACGAGCACCCCGGCGCCGCACCGGCGATCGCCGCCGCCGCCCGCCGGGCGGGGGTCGCGTCGGGCACCGTCGGCCTGGACGAGGCCTCGTGCCCGGCCCCGCTGCGGGCGGCGCTCGAGGCCGCCCTGCCCGAGGTCACCTGGGTGGACGCGAGCAGCTGGCTGTCGGGCGTCCGCGCGCGCAAGCTGCCCGGCGAGGTCGCGCTCCTGGCCCGGTCCGCCCGGCTGGCCGAGGCCGGCATCGTGGCGGCGCTCGCCGTCGCCCGCCCCGGCGTCACGGAGGCCGAGCTGGCGCGCGTCGTCGCCCGCACGATGGTGGACGGCGGTGCCGCCCCCCGGTTCACCGTCGTCACCGCGGGCGAGCGGTCCGCCCTGGCGGACGCCGTCGCGACGGACCGGCCGCTGGCCGCGGGCGACCTGCTGCGGTTCGACGTCGGCTGCGTGCTCGACGGCTACTGGTCGGACATCGGCCGCACCGCCGTCGTCGGCCCGGCGACCGACCTGCAGACCCGGCGGTACGACGCGATCCTCGCCGGGCTCGACGCGCAGCTCGCGGCGGCGCGTCCGGGTGTCGGTGCCGCCGCGCTGTTCGACCTCGCCGTCGACGTCACCCAGCGGGGCGGGCTGACGCCGTACCGGCGGCAGCACTGCGGGCACGGCATCGGGCTGGACGTCTACGAGCCCCCGATCGTGCGCCACGGGGACGACGTGCCGCTCGAGGAGGGCATGACGTTCTGCTTCGAGACGCCGTACTACGAGCTCGGCTGGGGCGGGATGATGGTCGAGGACGCGCTGGTGGTCACCGCCGACGGGGTCCGGCCCCTGACGACGCTCGCCCGCGGTCTGACGGAGGTGCCCGCGTGA
- a CDS encoding pyridoxal-phosphate dependent enzyme yields MTGTTSAYTGVLRDGVTGAEVAEAEAYRPSASALARGVHVHASPVYDLTGITALPAPGAGPGVFRFASLLPVEPSGPLVSLGEGGTPLVPVPRAGAAVGLPSLLVKDESRNPTWSYKDRLAAVAVTKALQQGHDTVVVASTGNHGAATAAYAARAGLRCVVLTVASVPETMKTLMQSSGADVVAFDDPRDRWVVMRAGVEERGWVPVSGYVSPPSGSNPFGVDGYKTLAYEIWEQLGGRVPDAVVAPVAYGDGVAGTLRGFQDLVALGLADDVPRMVAAEPFGPHVAALRDGFAPGASVPAGPTVAFSIGSSTATWQAWDALRSSGGAAATADDEQVMRAQSALAAAEGMYLEASSVITYAVLPDLVARGELGADDTVVLLGTSTGLKDVGATAARLAPVPVIAPTLAAFDAAAGRG; encoded by the coding sequence GTGACCGGGACGACGAGCGCCTACACCGGCGTGCTGCGCGACGGCGTGACCGGCGCCGAGGTCGCGGAGGCCGAGGCCTACCGGCCGTCCGCGTCGGCCCTGGCCCGGGGGGTGCACGTGCACGCCTCCCCCGTCTACGACCTGACGGGGATCACCGCCCTGCCCGCCCCGGGTGCGGGTCCGGGGGTGTTCCGGTTCGCGTCGCTGCTCCCCGTCGAGCCCTCCGGGCCGCTCGTGTCGCTCGGCGAGGGCGGCACCCCGCTGGTGCCGGTCCCGCGCGCCGGGGCCGCGGTCGGGCTGCCGTCGCTGCTGGTCAAGGACGAGTCCCGCAACCCGACGTGGTCGTACAAGGACCGGCTGGCGGCGGTCGCCGTGACCAAGGCGCTGCAGCAGGGGCACGACACCGTGGTCGTCGCGTCCACCGGCAACCATGGCGCCGCCACCGCCGCGTACGCCGCCCGCGCCGGGCTGCGCTGCGTGGTGCTCACGGTGGCCTCCGTGCCGGAGACGATGAAGACGCTCATGCAGTCCTCCGGCGCGGACGTCGTGGCGTTCGACGACCCGCGGGACCGGTGGGTCGTGATGCGCGCGGGCGTCGAGGAGCGCGGCTGGGTGCCCGTGTCCGGCTACGTCAGCCCGCCGTCCGGGTCCAACCCGTTCGGCGTCGACGGCTACAAGACCCTCGCCTACGAGATCTGGGAGCAGCTCGGCGGTCGGGTGCCCGACGCGGTCGTCGCGCCGGTGGCGTACGGCGACGGCGTCGCGGGCACGCTCCGCGGGTTCCAGGACCTCGTCGCGCTCGGGCTGGCGGACGACGTGCCGCGCATGGTCGCGGCGGAGCCGTTCGGGCCGCACGTCGCGGCGCTGCGCGACGGGTTCGCCCCCGGCGCGAGCGTGCCGGCCGGCCCGACGGTCGCGTTCTCCATCGGGTCCTCCACGGCCACCTGGCAGGCCTGGGACGCGCTGCGCTCCAGCGGCGGGGCCGCCGCCACGGCCGACGACGAGCAGGTGATGCGCGCGCAGTCCGCGCTGGCCGCCGCCGAGGGGATGTACCTCGAGGCGTCCTCCGTCATCACGTACGCGGTGCTGCCGGACCTCGTGGCGCGCGGCGAGCTCGGGGCGGACGACACGGTGGTCCTGCTCGGCACCTCCACCGGGCTGAAGGACGTCGGGGCGACGGCCGCGCGCCTCGCGCCCGTGCCCGTGATCGCGCCGACGCTCGCCGCGTTCGACGCCGCCGCCGGACGGGGCTGA
- a CDS encoding LLM class flavin-dependent oxidoreductase, whose protein sequence is MRIAYAPAGHRDARTAVDLARRAEDLGFAEVWLSEDYLERGAFAVAGAVAATTARVGIGLGVINPWTRHVALAAMECAALDEVSGGRLVIGLGASNQGWMEGRLGIPFARPISTLEAYTAALRRLLAGEVVREDVNGLPLDAALSFTPARPDVPVLLGVKGERALAVGARVADGLMLSVLSTPAYVRWIREQHPRPDLRLTAYAAFSCDDDGAAARDRVRSRTARFLGMHGASPITAVPGLPSARAEALRERLLAGADGADLVDDEVLRTFTLAGTRAEVTAGMHAFAEAGLDTLVVMDDGVSPAHEALDRAASCARAAGLLA, encoded by the coding sequence GTGCGCATCGCGTACGCGCCGGCCGGCCACCGGGACGCGCGCACGGCGGTCGACCTCGCCCGGCGCGCGGAGGACCTCGGCTTCGCGGAGGTCTGGCTCAGCGAGGACTACCTCGAGCGCGGGGCGTTCGCGGTGGCCGGGGCGGTCGCCGCGACGACGGCGCGCGTGGGCATCGGGCTGGGCGTGATCAACCCGTGGACCCGGCACGTCGCCCTCGCGGCGATGGAGTGCGCCGCGCTCGACGAGGTCTCCGGCGGGCGGCTGGTCATCGGGCTCGGCGCCAGCAACCAGGGCTGGATGGAAGGCCGGCTCGGCATCCCGTTCGCCCGTCCGATCAGCACGCTCGAGGCCTACACGGCCGCCCTGCGCCGGCTCCTGGCCGGCGAGGTCGTCCGCGAGGACGTCAACGGGCTGCCGCTCGACGCGGCCCTGTCGTTCACGCCCGCGCGCCCGGACGTCCCGGTGCTGCTCGGCGTCAAGGGCGAGCGGGCGCTCGCGGTCGGGGCCCGCGTCGCCGACGGGCTCATGCTCTCCGTGCTGTCCACCCCCGCGTACGTCCGGTGGATCCGCGAGCAGCACCCGCGGCCGGACCTGCGCCTGACGGCGTACGCGGCGTTCTCCTGCGACGACGACGGGGCGGCGGCGCGCGACCGGGTGCGGTCGCGGACCGCGCGGTTCCTCGGCATGCACGGTGCGTCCCCCATCACGGCGGTGCCCGGGCTGCCGTCGGCGCGGGCCGAGGCGCTGCGCGAGCGACTGCTCGCCGGGGCCGACGGCGCCGACCTCGTGGACGACGAGGTGCTGCGCACGTTCACGCTCGCCGGCACGCGCGCCGAGGTCACCGCCGGGATGCACGCGTTCGCGGAGGCCGGGCTCGACACCCTCGTCGTGATGGACGACGGCGTCTCCCCCGCCCACGAGGCGCTCGACCGCGCCGCCTCCTGCGCGCGCGCCGCCGGCCTGCTGGCCTGA
- a CDS encoding CdaR family transcriptional regulator, whose amino-acid sequence MARTPEAVLRVARSMVADFEGIIGEVTDRVWRSVPAYPQVVVDRADLSGQVRDSILNVLVCLMEDRAPSAAELDTAAANGERRALQGVAQAAVIQSYRNAERSLVDTFQARCARMQVPVGALRAGQQQIVAILDQLEGAMLRTYAQMQQRIATRTVLTEPDLMNRLVSGEPIDAADLAGLVRTLGLEVTDTTRVVGLALGVAGEDDVDPEHVAELRHHAVAHLQSVTGSAPLSGVVREDDGRPVVVVAVPWEGPVTELGGRLAAGLDRRRTAVAAIGAVGEPRRGLAAVGGSCRQATGALEVGRRRGAERAVVLFRDVLLEVLALRDVRMVVNIQDRYLRPIAAHEHLLETLRVHLATDLSVPETARRLVVHPNTVSYRLRRISELSGLDLHRVADVARAVLAVEGLGLGISARANGSAALDEDPVGR is encoded by the coding sequence ATGGCGAGGACCCCTGAGGCGGTGCTCCGGGTGGCGCGGTCGATGGTCGCGGACTTCGAGGGCATCATCGGCGAGGTCACCGACCGGGTGTGGCGCAGCGTGCCCGCGTACCCGCAGGTCGTCGTGGACCGCGCGGACCTGTCCGGCCAGGTGCGGGACTCGATCCTCAACGTGCTGGTCTGCCTGATGGAGGACCGGGCGCCGTCGGCGGCGGAGCTGGACACGGCGGCGGCCAACGGCGAGCGCCGGGCGCTCCAGGGCGTCGCCCAGGCCGCGGTCATCCAGTCGTACCGGAACGCCGAGCGCAGCCTGGTGGACACCTTCCAGGCGCGGTGTGCCCGCATGCAGGTGCCCGTCGGGGCGCTGCGTGCCGGACAGCAGCAGATCGTGGCGATCCTGGACCAGCTCGAGGGCGCGATGCTGCGCACCTACGCCCAGATGCAGCAGCGCATCGCCACGCGCACCGTGCTGACGGAGCCCGACCTGATGAACCGCCTGGTCAGCGGCGAGCCGATCGACGCCGCGGACCTCGCGGGGCTGGTGCGGACGCTCGGCCTGGAGGTCACGGACACCACCCGCGTCGTGGGCCTGGCCCTCGGGGTGGCGGGCGAGGACGACGTCGACCCGGAGCACGTCGCCGAGCTGCGGCACCACGCGGTGGCGCACCTGCAGTCCGTCACCGGCTCGGCGCCCCTGTCCGGGGTCGTCCGGGAGGACGACGGGAGGCCGGTCGTGGTCGTCGCGGTGCCCTGGGAGGGGCCGGTCACCGAGCTCGGCGGGCGGCTCGCGGCCGGGCTCGACCGGCGGCGCACGGCGGTCGCGGCGATCGGCGCGGTCGGGGAGCCGCGCCGCGGGCTCGCGGCCGTCGGCGGCTCCTGCCGGCAGGCCACCGGGGCGCTCGAGGTCGGGCGGCGGCGCGGCGCCGAGCGGGCCGTCGTGCTGTTCCGTGACGTGCTGCTCGAGGTGCTGGCGCTGCGGGACGTCCGCATGGTCGTGAACATCCAGGACCGGTACCTGCGGCCGATCGCCGCGCACGAGCACCTGCTCGAGACCCTGCGGGTGCACCTCGCCACCGACCTGTCGGTCCCGGAGACCGCGCGGCGCCTGGTCGTGCACCCCAACACCGTGTCCTACCGGTTGCGGCGCATCAGCGAGCTGAGCGGCCTCGACCTGCACCGGGTGGCGGACGTGGCCCGGGCCGTGCTGGCCGTGGAGGGCCTGGGCCTCGGCATCAGCGCCCGGGCGAACGGCAGCGCGGCGCTCGACGAGGACCCCGTGGGCCGCTGA
- a CDS encoding MurR/RpiR family transcriptional regulator, translated as MADGAVEVLDALRAALPRLGPAETRVAEVLLRDPEAGVSGTAATLGERAQVSRASVVRLAKTLGFAGLPALRVRLAQDLSRRAVELERSDIAEGTIVASDPLPELVAKVAFHEARTIEETARSLDLDALDRVAHAVAESHHVVVLGVGASGLAAADLAQKLQRIGLMCLSAADTHVQMTHAALADERTTAIAFSFSGGTVDVVRALEVAARAGARTVAITNDPRSPLAGTAQEVLRTPAREATLRAAALASRMAQLAVVDFLFMRVGQLRFDDLGQALRATREAVDPQHLPPRT; from the coding sequence GTGGCGGACGGCGCGGTCGAGGTGCTCGACGCCCTGCGCGCCGCGCTCCCGCGGCTGGGCCCGGCGGAGACGCGGGTGGCCGAGGTGCTGCTGCGCGACCCGGAGGCGGGTGTCTCCGGCACCGCGGCCACGCTCGGCGAGCGCGCGCAGGTCTCCCGGGCGTCCGTCGTCCGGCTCGCGAAGACCCTCGGGTTCGCCGGTCTGCCTGCCCTGCGGGTGCGCCTCGCCCAGGACCTGTCCCGGCGGGCCGTCGAGCTCGAGCGCTCCGACATCGCGGAGGGCACGATCGTCGCCTCCGACCCCCTGCCGGAGCTGGTGGCGAAGGTCGCGTTCCACGAGGCCCGGACCATCGAGGAGACCGCCCGCTCGCTCGACCTCGACGCGCTCGACCGCGTCGCGCACGCGGTCGCGGAGAGCCACCACGTCGTCGTCCTCGGCGTCGGTGCCTCCGGCCTGGCGGCGGCCGACCTCGCGCAGAAGCTCCAGCGCATCGGCCTGATGTGCCTGTCGGCCGCCGACACGCACGTGCAGATGACGCACGCGGCGCTCGCGGACGAGCGCACCACCGCGATCGCGTTCTCGTTCAGCGGCGGCACGGTCGACGTGGTGCGTGCGCTGGAGGTCGCCGCCCGGGCCGGTGCCCGCACGGTCGCGATCACGAACGACCCCCGCTCCCCGCTGGCCGGGACGGCGCAGGAGGTGCTCCGGACGCCGGCGCGGGAGGCGACGCTGCGGGCCGCGGCGCTCGCCAGCCGCATGGCGCAGCTCGCCGTCGTCGACTTCCTGTTCATGCGCGTGGGGCAGCTGCGGTTCGACGACCTCGGGCAGGCCCTGCGCGCCACCCGGGAGGCCGTCGACCCGCAGCACCTGCCGCCCCGGACCTGA